A single genomic interval of Bacillota bacterium harbors:
- a CDS encoding stage V sporulation protein S: protein MEVLKVSSKSSPNAVAGALAGVIRERGMAEMQAIGAGAINQAVKAVAIARGFVAPSGIDLVCVPAFTDIQIDGEERTAIKLIIGPR from the coding sequence GTGGAAGTGCTCAAGGTTTCGTCCAAGTCAAGTCCTAATGCGGTTGCTGGGGCACTGGCGGGCGTGATAAGAGAGCGCGGAATGGCCGAGATGCAGGCCATCGGGGCGGGGGCGATCAACCAGGCGGTCAAGGCGGTTGCAATAGCGAGAGGGTTTGTGGCGCCCAGCGGAATCGACCTGGTGTGCGTACCGGCCTTCACGGACATTCAGATCGACGGCGAGGAACGTACGGCAATAAAACTGATCATAGGGCCGCGCTAG